Proteins from a genomic interval of Trifolium pratense cultivar HEN17-A07 linkage group LG6, ARS_RC_1.1, whole genome shotgun sequence:
- the LOC123889920 gene encoding putative lipid phosphate phosphatase 3, chloroplastic isoform X3: MTGADFSSINFHLIDTQNDEEFRQREVQLGSHTMRSHGYTVAVTHKHDWIILLLLVLTEIPLYMIHPFYRFVGKDMMSDLKYPLKSNTVPVWAVPMLAIALPIVIFLVVYIRRRDIYDLHHAILGLLFSILVTAVITDAIKDAVGRPRPDFFWRCFPDGKDVYDKWGDVICHGDEKVIKEGHKSFPSGHTSWSFAGLGFLSLYLSGKLKAFDRKGHVAKLCIIFLPLLAASLVGISRVDDYWHHWQDVFAGGLIGLVVATFCYLQFFPPPYHPEGWGPYAYFRMLEETRDMAGVPNAQNGSQEAQVANQEGQSHHGCMGLTLTGNQTSALEDELESGRR; the protein is encoded by the exons ATGACTGGTGCTGACTTTTCATCCATTAATTTTCATTTGATAGACACACAGAATGATGAG GAATTCAGGCAGAGGGAAGTCCAGCTTGGCTCACACACTATGAGATCTCATGGATATACAGTTGCTGTAACACACAAGCATGATTGGATCATACTATTGCTCCTTGTATTGACTGAAATCCCGTTATACATGATCCATCCTTTTTATCGCTTTGTTGGGAAGGATATGATGTCTGATCTCAAATATCCCCTAAAGAGTAATACCGTTCCTGTCTGGGCTGTTCCT ATGCTTGCAATTGCATTGCCTATTGTGATCTTCCTTGTTGTTTATATCCGAAGGAGAGATATCTATGATCTTCATCATGCCATACTgg GTCTATTATTCTCCATTTTAGTAACAGCAGTGATAACCGATGCAATAAAAGATGCAGTAGGGCGACCTCGACCAGACTTTTTCTGGAGATGTTTTCCAGATGGAAAGGAT GTTTATGATAAATGGGGAGATGTAATTTGTCACGGTGACGAGAAAGTCATAAAGGAAGGACATAAGAGTTTCCCAAGCGGCCATACTTCAT ggtCATTTGCTGGTCTAGGTTTTTTATCATTGTACTTGTCTGGAAAATTAAAAGCATTTGATCGCAAAGGTCACGTTGCAAAGCTTTGCATTATTTTTCTACCACTACTTGCTGCATCACTTGTTGGTATTTCTCGAGTTGATGACTACTGGCACCACTGGCAGGACgtgtttgctggaggtcttataG GGCTCGTAGTAGCTACATTTTGCTATTTGCAGTTTTTTCCTCCTCCTTATCATCCCGAAG GTTGGGGTCCTTATGCTTATTTTAGGATGTTGGAAGAAACACGAGATATGGCAGGTGTTCCTAATGCTCAAAATGGTAGTCAAGAAGCTCAAGTTGCGAACCAGGAGGGACAAAGTCACCATGGGTGTATGGGGTTAACTTTAACAGGGAATCAAACGTCAGCATTAGAAGATGAACTTGAATCTGGGAGGAGATAA
- the LOC123889920 gene encoding lipid phosphate phosphatase 2-like isoform X1: MAWWDVRSFFRFQAISSRFQDLSRRLGFSAMTGADFSSINFHLIDTQNDEEFRQREVQLGSHTMRSHGYTVAVTHKHDWIILLLLVLTEIPLYMIHPFYRFVGKDMMSDLKYPLKSNTVPVWAVPMLAIALPIVIFLVVYIRRRDIYDLHHAILGLLFSILVTAVITDAIKDAVGRPRPDFFWRCFPDGKDVYDKWGDVICHGDEKVIKEGHKSFPSGHTSWSFAGLGFLSLYLSGKLKAFDRKGHVAKLCIIFLPLLAASLVGISRVDDYWHHWQDVFAGGLIGLVVATFCYLQFFPPPYHPEGWGPYAYFRMLEETRDMAGVPNAQNGSQEAQVANQEGQSHHGCMGLTLTGNQTSALEDELESGRR; this comes from the exons ATGGCATGGTGGGATGTAAGATCTTTCTTTCGTTTTCAAGCTATATCATCTCGTTTTCAG GATTTATCGAGGAGGCTGGGGTTCTCTGCTATGACTGGTGCTGACTTTTCATCCATTAATTTTCATTTGATAGACACACAGAATGATGAG GAATTCAGGCAGAGGGAAGTCCAGCTTGGCTCACACACTATGAGATCTCATGGATATACAGTTGCTGTAACACACAAGCATGATTGGATCATACTATTGCTCCTTGTATTGACTGAAATCCCGTTATACATGATCCATCCTTTTTATCGCTTTGTTGGGAAGGATATGATGTCTGATCTCAAATATCCCCTAAAGAGTAATACCGTTCCTGTCTGGGCTGTTCCT ATGCTTGCAATTGCATTGCCTATTGTGATCTTCCTTGTTGTTTATATCCGAAGGAGAGATATCTATGATCTTCATCATGCCATACTgg GTCTATTATTCTCCATTTTAGTAACAGCAGTGATAACCGATGCAATAAAAGATGCAGTAGGGCGACCTCGACCAGACTTTTTCTGGAGATGTTTTCCAGATGGAAAGGAT GTTTATGATAAATGGGGAGATGTAATTTGTCACGGTGACGAGAAAGTCATAAAGGAAGGACATAAGAGTTTCCCAAGCGGCCATACTTCAT ggtCATTTGCTGGTCTAGGTTTTTTATCATTGTACTTGTCTGGAAAATTAAAAGCATTTGATCGCAAAGGTCACGTTGCAAAGCTTTGCATTATTTTTCTACCACTACTTGCTGCATCACTTGTTGGTATTTCTCGAGTTGATGACTACTGGCACCACTGGCAGGACgtgtttgctggaggtcttataG GGCTCGTAGTAGCTACATTTTGCTATTTGCAGTTTTTTCCTCCTCCTTATCATCCCGAAG GTTGGGGTCCTTATGCTTATTTTAGGATGTTGGAAGAAACACGAGATATGGCAGGTGTTCCTAATGCTCAAAATGGTAGTCAAGAAGCTCAAGTTGCGAACCAGGAGGGACAAAGTCACCATGGGTGTATGGGGTTAACTTTAACAGGGAATCAAACGTCAGCATTAGAAGATGAACTTGAATCTGGGAGGAGATAA
- the LOC123889920 gene encoding lipid phosphate phosphatase 2-like isoform X2 — translation MAWWDVRSFFRFQAISSRFQEFRQREVQLGSHTMRSHGYTVAVTHKHDWIILLLLVLTEIPLYMIHPFYRFVGKDMMSDLKYPLKSNTVPVWAVPMLAIALPIVIFLVVYIRRRDIYDLHHAILGLLFSILVTAVITDAIKDAVGRPRPDFFWRCFPDGKDVYDKWGDVICHGDEKVIKEGHKSFPSGHTSWSFAGLGFLSLYLSGKLKAFDRKGHVAKLCIIFLPLLAASLVGISRVDDYWHHWQDVFAGGLIGLVVATFCYLQFFPPPYHPEGWGPYAYFRMLEETRDMAGVPNAQNGSQEAQVANQEGQSHHGCMGLTLTGNQTSALEDELESGRR, via the exons ATGGCATGGTGGGATGTAAGATCTTTCTTTCGTTTTCAAGCTATATCATCTCGTTTTCAG GAATTCAGGCAGAGGGAAGTCCAGCTTGGCTCACACACTATGAGATCTCATGGATATACAGTTGCTGTAACACACAAGCATGATTGGATCATACTATTGCTCCTTGTATTGACTGAAATCCCGTTATACATGATCCATCCTTTTTATCGCTTTGTTGGGAAGGATATGATGTCTGATCTCAAATATCCCCTAAAGAGTAATACCGTTCCTGTCTGGGCTGTTCCT ATGCTTGCAATTGCATTGCCTATTGTGATCTTCCTTGTTGTTTATATCCGAAGGAGAGATATCTATGATCTTCATCATGCCATACTgg GTCTATTATTCTCCATTTTAGTAACAGCAGTGATAACCGATGCAATAAAAGATGCAGTAGGGCGACCTCGACCAGACTTTTTCTGGAGATGTTTTCCAGATGGAAAGGAT GTTTATGATAAATGGGGAGATGTAATTTGTCACGGTGACGAGAAAGTCATAAAGGAAGGACATAAGAGTTTCCCAAGCGGCCATACTTCAT ggtCATTTGCTGGTCTAGGTTTTTTATCATTGTACTTGTCTGGAAAATTAAAAGCATTTGATCGCAAAGGTCACGTTGCAAAGCTTTGCATTATTTTTCTACCACTACTTGCTGCATCACTTGTTGGTATTTCTCGAGTTGATGACTACTGGCACCACTGGCAGGACgtgtttgctggaggtcttataG GGCTCGTAGTAGCTACATTTTGCTATTTGCAGTTTTTTCCTCCTCCTTATCATCCCGAAG GTTGGGGTCCTTATGCTTATTTTAGGATGTTGGAAGAAACACGAGATATGGCAGGTGTTCCTAATGCTCAAAATGGTAGTCAAGAAGCTCAAGTTGCGAACCAGGAGGGACAAAGTCACCATGGGTGTATGGGGTTAACTTTAACAGGGAATCAAACGTCAGCATTAGAAGATGAACTTGAATCTGGGAGGAGATAA
- the LOC123889920 gene encoding putative lipid phosphate phosphatase 3, chloroplastic isoform X4, translated as MRSHGYTVAVTHKHDWIILLLLVLTEIPLYMIHPFYRFVGKDMMSDLKYPLKSNTVPVWAVPMLAIALPIVIFLVVYIRRRDIYDLHHAILGLLFSILVTAVITDAIKDAVGRPRPDFFWRCFPDGKDVYDKWGDVICHGDEKVIKEGHKSFPSGHTSWSFAGLGFLSLYLSGKLKAFDRKGHVAKLCIIFLPLLAASLVGISRVDDYWHHWQDVFAGGLIGLVVATFCYLQFFPPPYHPEGWGPYAYFRMLEETRDMAGVPNAQNGSQEAQVANQEGQSHHGCMGLTLTGNQTSALEDELESGRR; from the exons ATGAGATCTCATGGATATACAGTTGCTGTAACACACAAGCATGATTGGATCATACTATTGCTCCTTGTATTGACTGAAATCCCGTTATACATGATCCATCCTTTTTATCGCTTTGTTGGGAAGGATATGATGTCTGATCTCAAATATCCCCTAAAGAGTAATACCGTTCCTGTCTGGGCTGTTCCT ATGCTTGCAATTGCATTGCCTATTGTGATCTTCCTTGTTGTTTATATCCGAAGGAGAGATATCTATGATCTTCATCATGCCATACTgg GTCTATTATTCTCCATTTTAGTAACAGCAGTGATAACCGATGCAATAAAAGATGCAGTAGGGCGACCTCGACCAGACTTTTTCTGGAGATGTTTTCCAGATGGAAAGGAT GTTTATGATAAATGGGGAGATGTAATTTGTCACGGTGACGAGAAAGTCATAAAGGAAGGACATAAGAGTTTCCCAAGCGGCCATACTTCAT ggtCATTTGCTGGTCTAGGTTTTTTATCATTGTACTTGTCTGGAAAATTAAAAGCATTTGATCGCAAAGGTCACGTTGCAAAGCTTTGCATTATTTTTCTACCACTACTTGCTGCATCACTTGTTGGTATTTCTCGAGTTGATGACTACTGGCACCACTGGCAGGACgtgtttgctggaggtcttataG GGCTCGTAGTAGCTACATTTTGCTATTTGCAGTTTTTTCCTCCTCCTTATCATCCCGAAG GTTGGGGTCCTTATGCTTATTTTAGGATGTTGGAAGAAACACGAGATATGGCAGGTGTTCCTAATGCTCAAAATGGTAGTCAAGAAGCTCAAGTTGCGAACCAGGAGGGACAAAGTCACCATGGGTGTATGGGGTTAACTTTAACAGGGAATCAAACGTCAGCATTAGAAGATGAACTTGAATCTGGGAGGAGATAA